The Oceanispirochaeta sp. genome contains the following window.
GCGGGAAAATCAACAACCTGAACAAGAAGGCCAAATGGGATGGGACACACTATAATCTGATTGTTCCCCAGGGGGTGGATCGACTCAAAACAACTCTGAAAGAAAAAAATCTGCCCGATATTTCACGCTCTCTTCCCTTGCTGATCATTGGTACAGATTATATCAATGGATATGATGCTATTGAGACTAAGCTGAACGAACTCCTGACAGAGTAAACCCGCGAGGCCCCTCAGAAGAGGAATATGAATATCCCCATCAGAAAGAACAGGACCGCTGTTGCCAATTTGATTTTACTCTTATTCCTTTGGAACAGTTCATTGATCCTGTCGGAGTCGCTGCCTTTATAAAAGAGAAAAAAGACAAGAATCAGGGGCAGAATAAAAGCAATATTATAAAGTGTCAGAGGAAATAAGGCCGTCCATTTCTCCTGCTTGACCATATACACCAGCATGGGAAGATAAATTTGTCCTGTGCAGCCCAATTCATATAAAGAGATAAGAATTCCTGCCCCGAAACTACTCAGAATGACTAAAGAGGAACGGGTGCTTGCCCTGACGACTTTGTGGATTTTCTTCTTCCTCTCAGCAGAAAGCTGCAGGATGGACTGAGACGCCCGACCCTGCCGAATGAGCCTGTAATCAACAAGACTCAGTCCTGCAAACAGAAACAGACTCCCTCCCAGGATATACTTGATGACACTGGAAACCAGCGAAAATGAATCAGCCATGCGGATAAACTGAAAAGCCCCCAGTCCCACCAGGAAATAAGTCACAAACACAGCCAGAGTGAAACTCCCGCCGATTTTCAGTATATCCCGACCCTTTTTTCCCAAAAGTCGGAGGTAGGATATCAGAAAAATTAGAGTCGTAAAGGCACAGGGATTAATCCCATCCAGAAGGCCCGCCAGAAAAACAGCCAGTCCGCTTAAATCCGGAAGACGGCCTGTGACATCCAGACTCAGCAGACCTTGCTCCGGGGGAAGTGATTCAGAACGAGAGCGGAGTAAGCGGGGGAAGTCATTCCTGATTTCTTGTTCACCGCTAAATAGATACGATCCGGCGATAAGAATAGGAAAATCCTTGACCATGCGGCTCCGCTCGGTCAGGAGTGCTTCCATTCTCTCATAATTGCCCGGCTCAAAAACATTGAGTTTTTCCGGTTGCAGAATCAGGCCTGACTCTTTTTCCAGTGCCGGCAGATCATTGCTAAAGAACTCTTCACATATCTCACATCCAGGGGAGTAAAAAAACACAAAAGGCTGAAAAGCATCGAAATCCGGCGCTGGAATCGCTTCAGGTAGGATCGTTTGAACTGGGTTGATCGTATACAGGGAAGGAACATCCTCTCTGTCTGAAAGCATCAATACGACAATGGCCTCATCCATCTGATGCAGGGGGCCACTGATCCTGATCACGGTGCTTTCACCACCCTTCAGTGCCACTTCTGAAGGTTCGATGATCCAGCCCTCCCTGGAAGCCATAAAATCAATGATGAGATCTTCCTTTTCGGGATTCTTAATACTCAGATCAGCCTTAAACTCCCGAGAGCTCTCTACCGGGAGGAACAGGCGGGGTGGATCAAAAATGACTTCTGCAAAGAGGGAACCCAGGCTCAAGAACAGACAATACAGGACGAGGATCTTTCTCAAAAACGATCTCCATACTCAACGAGGATACGGTCCAATTCCTTCCTTTCCAGTTGGGGGGGAGTCCAATCTTCCGAGGCATAACCAACGGGGAGAATTAAATAGGGACGCTCGTTGTCCGGCCGGCCCAGCAGATCCATCAGGAAGTTCATGGGAGCCGGAGTATAAGGCAGAGTGGAAAATCCCTTCATATGCAGGGCAGCGATCAGAAATCCCGTTGCCATCCCCAGGGATTCTGCAGAGTAGTAATGGTTGATCTTACGTCCATCCCGCCCCCTGCCGAATTTCTGGAGAAACACTACGATCAGACAGGGAGCCTCTTCCAGAAAGGCCTTATTTGCATCGGTTCTCATCTCGGAAATATTATCCTGCCAGACCTTGGTACTGTCCCTTTCGTAAAACAGGGTCTCCACATGTTCTGCTTCTTTCCGGATTCTTCTTTTAAGAGTTGCTGAACTTACCAGAGCAAAGGTCCAGGGCTGACAATTCGCGCCGCTGGGTGAGGTTCCGGCAATGACAATGCAGTCCCTGACAGCCTGAAGGGAAACTTTTTTTTTGGAAAAATGCCGGACAGACCGGCGGGTCTGAAATTTTTTGACAAGCGGGTCGGAACTGGGGCGACCGGAAGAAGCAGGATGGCCCCTTTCCTTTAAAAAAGCATCAACCCCGGGATATCCAAATTTATTCCGGGCCAGATCTTCAGAGAAAAGGGCATAGACCGCCAGAGCCTTAGTGCAAAGGGTTTTCCCCTTGTCATAGAGCAGGACATTAATTTCTGCATTTTTTCCAGTGTTCTTATTCAGAACGGCCTCAAGATGAAAGGGTTCATTTTTCATATAAGCCGGGGAGATATAATCCACTTCGAGAGATTTCGTCACTCCCGAGGTCTTACAAAGGGTGTACACAAACCAGCTGGCTATTTCATCCATTAGAGTGGCCTGAATCCCGCCATGAAGGACACCCTGATAACCCTGAAAGTTTTCACTGGGAGGAGTCCAGTCAGAAAAGACTCTTTCACCATCCATTCTGAAGGTCATTCCCAACCCCTGAGTGTTTAACACATCAGGAGCACATCCGAAGCAGCTGTAACCGGGAAAATGGACAAAAGGATTGTAAATTTTCTGTTCACTCATAGATTCTGTCCTCCTGAAAAAGCAATCTCAAACCAGGCGCCCCCATCCTCTTCATTACCGGCAATAACGGTTCCTCCGGCATTTTCAATGATTCTTTTTACAACAGCCAGACCGAGTCCTGAACCTTCTGCAAGTGAAGAAGATGACTGATAGAAACGCTCAAATATCCGGCTTTGATCCTCGATTGAAATACCTGGTCCCTGATCGGAGATTCTAATACTGCATTTCTTCCTGTCCTGTGTCAGGCGCACTCTGATACGGCCCCCCTCAGGGGACCATTTTACTCCATTATCCAGGATGTTGGACAGAGCCATTTCAAGACGGTGAGGATCACCCAGAACAACGCCTGAGGGGCCTGAAATATCCAGAAACAAATGTTTTCTTAGTGCCTTTTCCTGGATTCCTTTCCAGGCTTTCCTTCCCAGATCCTTGAGGGAGCATGAAACCCGGAGTTCTTTGGTACGCTCCGATTCAATTCTTGTTAACTCCATCAAATCACTGATAATTCTGGATAGTTTTTCCACCTGCTGCCGGCTATCCTCAACAAGCTCCTGACGTTTATCGACGACCTCTGGCAGATCACTGTTCAAGAGCTCCAGAAAGGTGTTCAGAGCCGTGATCGGAGTTCTCAGCTGATGGGAGGCATCCTGAAGGAATCGCTTCATGATATCCCGTTCCTCCTCGAGAGCATGAAAACTCATGGCCAGCTGGCGTCTCATGCTATCCAGGCTTTCCGTCAACTCTTCCAGTTCAGCACTATCAGCCTCAGGGAGGGCTTCGTCCCAACGGCGGGCACTGATTTCAGCGGCAAATTCTGAAAGGCGGATGATGGGGCGTGCAAACCTCCTCCCGATATATCGGCCAATAAAAACAGCTGCCAGAATGGCCCCCAGTGTCGCCAAAAGCATCCCTTCCACAAGTAGGGATACGGGATGAAAAAAATATTCATCAAATCGAAGAACTTCCAGAGAAAAACCTGTGAGAGGTACAAAATCCAGTGTTTTACGGGCCACCGGCATCAGTGGAAATGTTGATACAGTGGTCAATCCTAATCCGGGATTATCCGAGAGGGCAAAGGACTCTGACAGGATCTCCCCCTCAGGAGATTTAATCCTCAGGGCTGTGTTATTTGTAAGACCAAAACGACTGAGGGCGTCATTGAGTTTTTTGTGGGGAACTTCATCCTGGTAATACATCTCCAGCTGCACTGCGGCTTCATCGGCTATCCGGTTTAGATATTCCTCTTCCCGGTTGTTGAAAATTCGCAGAGAGATTCCCAGAGTCAGCAGTCCGACCAGGAGGATAGAGATAAGAGCTATGAGAATAAAACTGTAGACAAAGCGGATCTGCAGGGAACGCTGTTTCATTGTTCAAGAATACAGGAATTGTGAGCTTATGGAAAGAAAAATGATAATGAGGCTCCCCGGAGGGAGCCTCAAAAGTCAAACAGGACTGTATTAATTATTTTTGATAAAGAGGTCTTTCAACATAGGTAGTATGCAGCAGGTGATGAGCCTTCTCGCTCAGGGGTTCACCCAGGAAGTCCTTGTAAATCTGAATAATCTCAGGATTTTCATGAGATTTTCTGATAACAGACTTCTCATCATCGCTGTAAATACCGGCGATTCTCTTTTCACGAATGTTATCTTCAGTTCCATAGGGCTGTCCACCACCGGCAATACAGCCACCACGGCAGGCCATCACTTCGATGAAGTGATAAGGAGGCTCAAGACCATTTTTATTGGCTTCTCGGATTTCTTCCATAATGGATTTAACATTAGCCATGCCATGGGCCACAGCAACTTTAATTTCGGTGCCGGCAAAATCAACAGAACCTTTTTTGACACCATCCATACCACGAACGGCTTCTACATTGACATTGCCAAGTTCATCGTTGGTCACCAGTTTGTAGGCGGTTCTGACGGCCGCTTCCATAACACCTCCGGTTACACCAAAGATGGTACCGGCACCGGAATAGGCACCGATGGGACTGTCTGCATCAGAGTCAGGGATGTTAACAAAGTCGATACCCGCAGCTTTAATCATACGGCCCAGCTCTCTTGTTGTGAGAACCAGATCTACATCGGCCACTCCTGAAGCAGACATGTTGTCATCCCGCCCGATTTCATACTTTTTAGCGGTACAGGGCATGATGGCTACTGAGTAGATATTGTCCTTGTTGACCCCTGCCTTGTCCGCATAATAAGTCTTGGTAATGGCCCCCTGCATCATCATGGGAGACTTGGCAGTCGAAAAATGAGGGATCATATCGGGATAGTATTTTTCCATATAGTCGGTCCATGCAGGACAGCAGGAGGTAATCTGGGGAAGGACTCCGGTTCCTTTGGTTATTCTTTTAACCAGCTCGGTCCCCTCTTCCATGATTGTCAGGTCTGCCGCAAAGTTTGTATCAAATACAGCATCGCTTCCAAGCATTCTGAGAGCAGTATAAATCTTTCCTGTTGTAATGGAACCGGGTTCCATGCCGAAGACTTCGCCCAGGGCAACACGGACTGCAGGGGCAATCTGAACAGCAACATGCTTGCTTTCATCTTCTACAGCATCACAAAAATCCTGAGTCTGGGACTTTTCATAGATAGCACCAACAGGGCAATGAGCAGAACACTGACCGCATTTGATACAGGGGCTTTCATTCAGGAGAACACCTGCTGCGGGAGCGATTCTGGTTTGATGTCCTCTATGGAGGAATTCCAGAGCCCATACATCCTGTAGCTGCTGGCAGACCTGGGCACAGCGTCCACAATGGATACACTTGGTGGGATCGAACACTAGAGAGACAGTAGATGTATCTTTTGGAAGACGTTTCACATCCATGGGGAATGGAATTTCCCTGATACCGAAGTCCGCCGCAAGCTTCTGGAGTTCACAAATCTGGTTTCTGGCACAGGACAGGCATTCCTGAGGGTGATTGGACAGAGTCATTTCGATGACTGTCCTTCTGACTTTCTGGATTTCGGGGTCATGTGTTATATAATTCTGACCGGGAACGACAGAGGTAGCACAGGCTCTGACCATCTTGGGCGATCCTTCTACCTTGACCACACATATGCCGCAGGCAGCCCAGGGTTCCAGGTCTGAATGAGTACAGAGTGTGGGAATCTTAATGCCGGCTTTTTTAGCGGCTTTCAAAATGGAAGTATCTTTTTCAACCTCATAGGGCTGTCCATTAATCTTTATTTCTACAGTTTCCACTGATTTTTCTCCTTCTGACATCGGGTTAAGATACTGTGATGGCATCGAATTTACAGCCATCATAACAGGCTCCGCACTTGATACACCTATCCTGGTCGATGATATGGGGTTTCTTTCTTTCACCTTCAATACAGTTCACAGGACACTTCCTTGCACAAACAGTACAACCGATACATTTTTCAGCAACGATCTCATAACGTACAAGATCCTTACATTTTTTGGCAATACATTTTCCATCTTCAATATGCTGTCTGTATTCTTCGGGAAAGTATTTCAGTGTCGAAAGAACGGGGTTGGCAGCTGTCTGACCCAATCCACAGAGGGAGGCCTTCTTCATGGCATTACCGATGTCCCTCATCTTCTTAAGATCTTCCATCTTTCCTTGACCCTTGGTAAATCGATCCAGATATTCATAGAGTTTCTTGGTTCCGATTCTACAGGGAGCACATTTACCGCAGGATTCTTCAACACAGAATTCCAGGTAGAACTTGGTAACGTCAATGATACAGTCGTCTTCATCCATGACGATCATACCACCGGAGCCCATCATGGAACCAATGGAGATGAGGTTGTCAAAGTCGATGGGTGTATCCAGAAACTCTTCTGTAATCACACCGCCCGAGGGACCTCCGGTCTGAACGGCTTTAAATTTTTTGCCGCCTCTGATTCCACCACCGATATCAAAAACGATCTCTCTCAGAGTCGTTCCCATGGGGACTTCTACCAATCCAGAGTTTTTAATCTTTCCGGTGAGTGCAAAGACCTTCGTACCCTTGGACTTCTCTGTTCCGATTTGTGAGAACCATTTACCACCCTTGGTGATGATGACGGGAACATTGGCAAAGGTCTCCACATTATTGATCACCGTAGGCTGGCCAAAGAGGCCCTTTACCGCGGGAAATGGCGGCTTGGGAATAGGCATTCCCCTTTTGCCTTCAATAGAAGCCAGAAGGGCGGTCTCTTCTCCACAGACAAAAGCACCGGCACCCAGTCTTACTTCAATATCAAAATTGAATCCGGATCCCAGAATATCATTCCCCAGTAGTCCGTATTCTCTGGCCTGTTTCATGGCTGTTTCCAGCCTTTCGATGGCAAGAGGATATTCGGCTCTGATATAAATGGCACCATAATCGGCACCGACACAGATACCGGCAATGATCATGGCTTCCAGAACTGAGTGGGGGTCACCCTCCAGTGTTGAACGATCCATATAGGCACCGGGGTCTCCCTCATCAGCATTACAGACAACATATTTTTGCTGACTTTCGACCTGTCTTGAAAAATTCCATTTCAGCCAGGTTGGAAAACCGGCTCCACCGCGTCCTCGGAGTCCGGAGATTTTTAGTTCTTCAATGATATCTTCGGGAGTCATCTCAAAAAGACATTTTTCAAGGGCGGCATATCCATCCCGGGCAACGTATTCATCAATGCTTTCCGGATTGATAAGACCACAGTTCCTTAAAACGATTCTGTACTGTTTCTGGTAGAACTCAATATTCTCAATGTCAAAGGCATCCCCTTTGGCTCCCTTTTCGGGCTGGTACTGAAGGCGCTCTACAATTCGTCCTTTGACGATGGTTTCTGCAATGATTTCTTTTGCATCTTCGGGAACAACTTCTACATAAAAAGCCTGTTCGGGAAGTACTTTGACGATGGGTCCTTTTTCACAAAAGCCGAAACAGCCTGTCTTAACAATCTGTACGTCTTCGGCGACACCATGAGCTTCCGCTTCTTTCAGAAGAGCTTTATAAATATCGTCTCCCTTTGCGGATTCACAGGCGGTTCCACCACAAACCAGTATATAATTTTTTACTGCCATGTTTTCCTCTCTTTTCCTATTTGATGATGTCGCCGGCGGGCTTATCCTGAATATGGTTTTCAACCATTTTTTTATGCATAATGTGCTTTTCGACAATTTCTTTTGCCACAGCTGCATCCACATTTCCATAGATGATATCAGGCATTCCGGGAACCTTGACTTCTACAGTGGGCTCACTGTAGCAGAGCCCCATACATCCGGTCTGCTTAACGACAACGTCTGTTAAATTATTACTTTTGATTGTATCCAGAAAACTGTCCAGAGCCATTTTTGCACCAGCTGCGATACCACAGGTTCCCATTCCTACAATAATATGAATTTCTTTTCCTTCTACGTCTCTGCGCTCCATCTCAGATTTCTGGGAGCTGCGGAGTTTCCGTAGTTCTTCAAGGGTCATTTTTGCCATTGTTTTACTCCACTATTGGTCTACCAAGGCCTAAGGGCCCAGGTGCTTTTCCAGTTTAGCCCTAAGGGCCTTGCTGTTTTTATTGATCCAGCAGTTCTTCTTCCTGTGATTTCAGATAGTCCCGTAATAAAATCATAGCACCCGATTCATTGAAGTTACCCAATATGTCCTGCAGCTCGCTCCTCTGCAGTAAATATTCACCGACCTTTCCTTCTTCACCTATAATCTTCCGATTAATTATCAGTTCGTATTCCCCATCGAAACAGAGAGCCTGGAAAAACAGCCCCGCCCAATCTCCCTCAGGGGGAGTATCTATATTCCCAAGATTGAACCGTATGCTGAACAAAGTTCCCTTGCCCTTCTCTGATTGTATCTCAAAGCTGCCCTCAGCCTGCTCTACTGTCTGTATCAGAAAGGGAATTCCAAGCCCGACCTTCCGGTGCTTGTGCTTGATTCCGTCGCTATGAAATGGATCCTTTGATTTTTCCAGTTCACCTTCTGTCATTCCGCAGCCGTCATCTTTCAGGCAGACTTTCAGTTCTTCTGCTTCCCGAACAATATCAAGGTGAATCCTTTGGGCACCAGCCTCAATGGAATTCTGAAAAAGGTCCAGAATCATGTCACTCAATGAATAGTGCATCAGGATACTTCCGTTTATTTGAATTTTGCAACAATCCCTGGAAGCATATCTGCAGTCAGTTTACCAAAGACCTCTTGTCCTACTGTTAATACCGGGGCAAGACCGCAGCATCCAATGCAGCGAACCGCTTGTAAAGAAAACTGCATATCTTCGGTTGTACCGCCGCAGCCAATACCCAAAAGCTGTTCAAGCTCTGAGACCAGATCCTTTCCGCCCTTCAGGTAACAAGCCGTACCCATACAGACGGAGATCGTATGCTTACCGGGTTTTTCCAGTTTGAAATAATGGTAAAAGGTGACAACACCGTAAATCTTTGCTAAAGGTACATCCAACAATTTTCCCAATTCGAAAGCGATGTTTCGGGGTATGTAGCCGTACTCTTCCTGTACCCTGTGGAGAACCATAATCAGGTTTCCGGGTTTTTCTTTCCACTCATTGATAAAACTGAGCAGACCATCGGTCATTTTCAGTTCTTCTGTTTCAACAGGCATGGAACCTCCCTTATTAATCTATATAAAAATACTGATTTGGCTATTATATTGAAAGGGCTTCAGAAATTCAATAATTTATGAGTTTTTTTGTGATTAAAAATGATTAGCTTCCCCTATTTTACATTTATTGTGATTTCTGTCACAATATAAATACATGAAGAGTAGTAACGATTACACAACACGTCTCATCAAGTATAAAAGAATACTTATTCAGCTCAAGTCATTAGGCCTGGAAAAAGTTTTTTCAAGCAATCTGGGTGATGCCATCGGCATCACGCCCTCCCTTGTCCGGAAAGATCTGTCAAGAATGAACCTCAACCAGGGAAACAGAAAGGGTGGATACAACATCAATGATATGATTGAGTCTCTGAACAATATACTGGGGACAAGTGAACTTCAGGACGTGGTCATCATTGGCTGTGGTAACCTGGGAAAGGCCTTGATCAAGCATGAGGCTTTTTACAAAGAAGGAATCAATATAACTGCCGGATTTGATATCAATCCCCGGGAAGCCGAAATCAACGGCATCCCCATCTACTCCATGGAAGTCCTGTCCAATTATGTTACCCAGCATGAAATCAGGGTAGCTGTACTCTGCGTCCCCGCCGGTGCGGCGTCTCATACCCGGGATCTTCTTCTGGACTGCGGGATACAGGGAGTCCTGAATTTCACTCCTGTAGAGCTGAAGAGCACAGATAATCAAAGGATTCAAAATGTAAACATCTGCCTTGAAATAGAAAATCTCTTTTTTCTGATCAGTGAAAAAAGCCAGATTATGCAGGGAGTTTAATTTTTCACTCAACCACAACAGCCGGTTCCCCCGGCCCACGTTTCGATTGACTTTGCCCCTGATTTGATTACACTAAAACTATGCAGGGAATCCCATTTAACACCGACAATTCTCCATCGGTCATTCTGGAAATGATTTTCAGACTGAAAATCAAAAATGTTATGACCAGAAACATCAAAACATCATGCAAATCATGCTCCATGAGAGACATTCAGAAGATCATGAAAGCAGAGCGCATCACCGGGGTTCCTATCGCAGAGGGATCCCGTCTCTGCGGCATTGTCAGCATGGAGGATATCCTGTCTACAATGGACAGTGGACTTATTGAAGAACCAGCCTCCAAACATATGACAAAAAATGTGATCGTCCTGGAAGAGGATATGCCCCTTTCCTTCGCCATCAACTACATGGATAAATATCACTATGGTCGGTTCCCGGTGCTGAATATGCACAGAGAACTGGTGGGAATCATTACAAGCCGTGATATTGTGAACCATCTACTCCTGGAGATGAACCGGGAAATGACCCGTCTGGAAGAAATGGTCCCTCAGAATGAACCGGAAGTCAGCGGTAACAAAGAAATGAGTTTTATATGTCACAGCTATGACTTTGAGAATGCCGGTAAAGCCTCTACAGAGATAAAAAAAGCCTTAAAAAAAAGAAACATTGATAGAAAGGTCATCCGTCGGATTGCCGTGGCGTCTTACGAGCTGGAAATCAACCAGGTCGTTCATTCCCTTGGAGGGCGCATGTCCTTTAAGATCAGTCCCGATTCTGTGACTATCGAGGCGGCCGACCGGGGTCCTGGAATAGAAAAATTGGAAGATGCTCTCACCGAAGGCTTTTCCACCGCCAATGACTGGATACGATCCCTGGGATTCGGGGCTGGAATGGGGCTTCCCAATGTAAAAAGAGTATCCGACGAATTCAATATTGTATCAGTCCCGGGTGAAGGAACCACCGCGACATCACTGATTTACACCCACAACAGAGAAAATGAAGGCCCTTAGGCCCTGAGCGAATAATCACTAAAGCACTTTAGGGCTTTAGTAGTATGAGGAGAATAAAATGAAGGTTAAAGATCTGACTGATAAATTGAGCTACGAATGCCTTGTTTCCAATGGAAATGAAGAAGAACTCCTGGATGCCTACTGCTCCGATCTACTGAGTGATGTGATGGGAAATGCACCGGAAGACTCGGTATTGATAACGATTCAGGCGCATAAAAACACGGTTGCCGTTGCGTCCCTGGCAGGAATCCATGCCCTGCTCATCTGCAATAACCGCCCGACTCCCGATGATATGCTCAAATCGGCCGGGGAGGAAGGCATATCGGTCTTCCGGACAAAGGACAATCAGTTCAACGCATCCTGGAAGGTCCACGAATTGCTCTGATGCTCATCGATCTGCACAACCACTCATGTCTCAGCCCCTGCGCCAGCCTTGAAATGTCTCCTTCCCGACTCGTCAAAGAAGCAACAGCCCGGGGTATTGGAATGCTGGCCCTGACAGACCATAATGCAGGAGACAACCTCCCCGCCTTTGATATTTGCTGCCGCCGGAACGGGATTCTTCCTGTCTTTGGATTAGAAGTGACAAGCCGAGAAGAGGCTCACCTCCTCTGTCTCTTCGGCAATCTGAAAACGGCGGTTCAATTTGGTTACATCATCTATGAAAACCTGATGTCCATACCTAACAATCCCGAGAAGATGGGAGACCAGATCATCGTGGATGAAAATGAAAACATTCTGGGTGAGCTGGAGATGCATCTGGCCGGAGGAGCCGTTGATTTCTCCATTGAGGAGCTGATTACCATGGTTCACGACCAGGATGGCCTGTTCATTCCGGCTCATATCGACAGAGCCGCGTTCAGTATCAAGAGTCAACTGGGCTTTCTACCGGACAATGACTATGATGCGGTGGAGGTAATGAACAGGCCTTCTGATTTAAACGGTGGCCGTTATTTTGAGATAACCGGTTCTGATGCCCACTACCCCGAGAACGTGGGACAGAGGTGCTTTGAAATAAATCTGCCCGCACCCACTTTTTCAGGTTTAATACAGGCTCTACACTCATGACACAGTCTCTGGGATTGGTTCATCCAGATTCAGGAACTGTTCAAAAATAAATTCATATTTTTTTGGATATATGAATCAAATAAAGATATACTATTTACTGAACAGTGTGCGCAGTTTACTATGTTGCATCTGTATAGAAGCTCAAGTTTGACATGAAACAAATTGAGTTTAAGGAGAAAATGCATGAAAAAGAATTTAGTTATTATAAGTGCCCTGCTGGCTCTGGTCCTACTGGTCGGATGTGCCTCCGGTCGCGGGGAAAAAGTTAAAGAAAGAAGAGACCTTCCTGACTGGTTTCTGAATCCTCCCTCTTCGGAGGATGTTATCTACGGTCTAGGAATGGCTAAAATGTCTTCTGACAGCCTGTCCAGAGATACGGCCATCGCCCGGGCAAGAAAAGATGTGGCCCTCCAGGTCAGTACACGAGTCCAGTCCATGATGACAGACTATATCCAGGAATCCGGAACTCCAGATAATACACAAACCATTAACTTTGTTGAATCGATCACAAAGCAGATAGCCGATGTTGAACTGAGAAACTCAGTAACCGATAAGGTTTACGCAGCCACTGACGGCAACTGGTTTGCCATGGTATCCTATCCCAAGGGTAACTTTACAGAAGACGTTGCCAAGGTCTTTACCAGAAACGAAGATGCAGCCTTTGCAGAATTCAAAGCAGACGAAGCGCTCAAGATGCTGGAATCCAGCTTAGCTTCCGACCCCGTCAAGTCTTCTGCTACTGCAGAGTAGATTTTAACAGAATCATACCAAAACCGTTTCCTTGCCGGAAGCGGTTTTTATTTGCTCCACGACAGATTACTAAAAAATGTCATATTCCCGCAGAGGTAAATTGATAAACAGTCCATTGCGGTTTATAGTAGAAGAGTGTTCCTCCAGGGAGAAAATGAATAAAACTACTCGAATCCTGCTTATAATGATTAGTCTCCTTGTATTATCCCTCCCGGTCTGGGGTGGCGTATCTGCTGTCATTGTCGATTTTGACGGTGAAGTCCTCATTTCCAGAAATGGTGTTTTTCTTGAGGAATCAGAAATCGATTATGGAACCGAACTTTTTTCTCATGATATCCTGCAGACAGGACGGGATGGGTATGT
Protein-coding sequences here:
- a CDS encoding cytochrome c biogenesis CcdA family protein; translation: MRKILVLYCLFLSLGSLFAEVIFDPPRLFLPVESSREFKADLSIKNPEKEDLIIDFMASREGWIIEPSEVALKGGESTVIRISGPLHQMDEAIVVLMLSDREDVPSLYTINPVQTILPEAIPAPDFDAFQPFVFFYSPGCEICEEFFSNDLPALEKESGLILQPEKLNVFEPGNYERMEALLTERSRMVKDFPILIAGSYLFSGEQEIRNDFPRLLRSRSESLPPEQGLLSLDVTGRLPDLSGLAVFLAGLLDGINPCAFTTLIFLISYLRLLGKKGRDILKIGGSFTLAVFVTYFLVGLGAFQFIRMADSFSLVSSVIKYILGGSLFLFAGLSLVDYRLIRQGRASQSILQLSAERKKKIHKVVRASTRSSLVILSSFGAGILISLYELGCTGQIYLPMLVYMVKQEKWTALFPLTLYNIAFILPLILVFFLFYKGSDSDRINELFQRNKSKIKLATAVLFFLMGIFIFLF
- a CDS encoding nitroreductase family protein; translation: MSEQKIYNPFVHFPGYSCFGCAPDVLNTQGLGMTFRMDGERVFSDWTPPSENFQGYQGVLHGGIQATLMDEIASWFVYTLCKTSGVTKSLEVDYISPAYMKNEPFHLEAVLNKNTGKNAEINVLLYDKGKTLCTKALAVYALFSEDLARNKFGYPGVDAFLKERGHPASSGRPSSDPLVKKFQTRRSVRHFSKKKVSLQAVRDCIVIAGTSPSGANCQPWTFALVSSATLKRRIRKEAEHVETLFYERDSTKVWQDNISEMRTDANKAFLEEAPCLIVVFLQKFGRGRDGRKINHYYSAESLGMATGFLIAALHMKGFSTLPYTPAPMNFLMDLLGRPDNERPYLILPVGYASEDWTPPQLERKELDRILVEYGDRF
- a CDS encoding ATP-binding protein, which translates into the protein MKQRSLQIRFVYSFILIALISILLVGLLTLGISLRIFNNREEEYLNRIADEAAVQLEMYYQDEVPHKKLNDALSRFGLTNNTALRIKSPEGEILSESFALSDNPGLGLTTVSTFPLMPVARKTLDFVPLTGFSLEVLRFDEYFFHPVSLLVEGMLLATLGAILAAVFIGRYIGRRFARPIIRLSEFAAEISARRWDEALPEADSAELEELTESLDSMRRQLAMSFHALEEERDIMKRFLQDASHQLRTPITALNTFLELLNSDLPEVVDKRQELVEDSRQQVEKLSRIISDLMELTRIESERTKELRVSCSLKDLGRKAWKGIQEKALRKHLFLDISGPSGVVLGDPHRLEMALSNILDNGVKWSPEGGRIRVRLTQDRKKCSIRISDQGPGISIEDQSRIFERFYQSSSSLAEGSGLGLAVVKRIIENAGGTVIAGNEEDGGAWFEIAFSGGQNL
- a CDS encoding NADH-dependent [FeFe] hydrogenase, group A6, producing METVEIKINGQPYEVEKDTSILKAAKKAGIKIPTLCTHSDLEPWAACGICVVKVEGSPKMVRACATSVVPGQNYITHDPEIQKVRRTVIEMTLSNHPQECLSCARNQICELQKLAADFGIREIPFPMDVKRLPKDTSTVSLVFDPTKCIHCGRCAQVCQQLQDVWALEFLHRGHQTRIAPAAGVLLNESPCIKCGQCSAHCPVGAIYEKSQTQDFCDAVEDESKHVAVQIAPAVRVALGEVFGMEPGSITTGKIYTALRMLGSDAVFDTNFAADLTIMEEGTELVKRITKGTGVLPQITSCCPAWTDYMEKYYPDMIPHFSTAKSPMMMQGAITKTYYADKAGVNKDNIYSVAIMPCTAKKYEIGRDDNMSASGVADVDLVLTTRELGRMIKAAGIDFVNIPDSDADSPIGAYSGAGTIFGVTGGVMEAAVRTAYKLVTNDELGNVNVEAVRGMDGVKKGSVDFAGTEIKVAVAHGMANVKSIMEEIREANKNGLEPPYHFIEVMACRGGCIAGGGQPYGTEDNIREKRIAGIYSDDEKSVIRKSHENPEIIQIYKDFLGEPLSEKAHHLLHTTYVERPLYQK
- the nuoF gene encoding NADH-quinone oxidoreductase subunit NuoF, with the translated sequence MAVKNYILVCGGTACESAKGDDIYKALLKEAEAHGVAEDVQIVKTGCFGFCEKGPIVKVLPEQAFYVEVVPEDAKEIIAETIVKGRIVERLQYQPEKGAKGDAFDIENIEFYQKQYRIVLRNCGLINPESIDEYVARDGYAALEKCLFEMTPEDIIEELKISGLRGRGGAGFPTWLKWNFSRQVESQQKYVVCNADEGDPGAYMDRSTLEGDPHSVLEAMIIAGICVGADYGAIYIRAEYPLAIERLETAMKQAREYGLLGNDILGSGFNFDIEVRLGAGAFVCGEETALLASIEGKRGMPIPKPPFPAVKGLFGQPTVINNVETFANVPVIITKGGKWFSQIGTEKSKGTKVFALTGKIKNSGLVEVPMGTTLREIVFDIGGGIRGGKKFKAVQTGGPSGGVITEEFLDTPIDFDNLISIGSMMGSGGMIVMDEDDCIIDVTKFYLEFCVEESCGKCAPCRIGTKKLYEYLDRFTKGQGKMEDLKKMRDIGNAMKKASLCGLGQTAANPVLSTLKYFPEEYRQHIEDGKCIAKKCKDLVRYEIVAEKCIGCTVCARKCPVNCIEGERKKPHIIDQDRCIKCGACYDGCKFDAITVS